From Salmo salar chromosome ssa09, Ssal_v3.1, whole genome shotgun sequence:
CTGCCTACTCtcagggaagaggaggaagctggAGACACTTGACTTACCAACACCCCAATCCAGAGAACCTGGAGGGAGGCAATCCTTCCCTCTGCATACGCTGAGGAATACACcctacaccacaacaacaactacaagcCTGAGAAGAAGAGAGACCAGCGCCAaggtctttctctttctctctttctacctctctctctcctgctgtggAGCTCTGTACTCATCTCTCCAGTCCCTCAAGGTGTTCTGCTGTCATCATGTCAGAAGGAGAAGAATGTCGCTCTCCCATCGGTCTGGACTGCTGCTCCTGCTGCCTGGACCTGGCCAACTGTGATGACCCAGCTGGAGGTGGAGGCGAGGGCAGAGGCAACAGCACCCCCCTGATGGGAAGCCCCACGTCGCTCAGCCACTTCCGCCAGTTCCGGGAGCAGCTGACGTTCCAGAACCAGAACGTGAACACAGACAAGCTGAACAGCATGATGAGGCTGGACTCTCTGGAGTCTGTGGTCAGAGACCCCTGTTACCTGCTCAACGAGGGCATCTGCAACAGCAACATCGACCAGACCACGCTGTCCATCCTGCTTTTCTTTCACAGGTACTGTACTTCACCTCTATACACCGCCCATCCTCATTCTAATGTTGTTATGTCATTCTGAGGTTCCTTCTCAGCCTTTAATTCATCCTGTTAAGTTGTTGATACATGAAACAACATCTCTTCACATTATCTCACTCATTACTGTGTCATTATTACCGTGTCATTATTACTGTCATTATTACTGTAATTATTTCTGTAATTACTGTACAATGTAATCATTATTGTGATTACTCATTGTTATATTGTGCTTACAGCAGTAATCCTAACCAGCCCTATGTCTTGCCATACCCTAAGTACAGTGTAAGTGCAATTTAACGATGAGTAACTTCAATACTGTCATTGTACTTACAGTAAGATTAATAATCATTCAATATTTTCACTGTACTTACAGGTACATTAATAATCGTTCAATATTGTCACTGTACTTACAGGTACATTAATAATCCTTCAATACTGTCACTGTACTTACAAGTACATTAATAATCCTTCAATACTGTCACTGTACTTACAAGTACATTAATAATACTTCAATACTGTCACTGTACTTATGGGAACATTAATAAACCAGGCACTGTTAAGTAAAGAGagacccttcctcctcctaatcaCCTGAACTGAAAGTGGTTAAACCATCCCTTTCCCCGTTCTGTTTTACTATACACTTTCACTTTCTGATGATGTACTTTTTCAATGGTAATTTACAAGGAATGTATTGGTGTTATGCCTGTCATAAACACAAATGACAACAATCATTTTATCAACATAATCAAAAACATTAATACAACTATTCTATCTTAAATCAATTGACCAAAGAGGGTCTTTAAAACCTTACCTCTAGACGTAACTgtaaacacaacacatcacaaagaCCTATTTGTTTTTGTTCTGAAAGACAGCTTGTCATATTGGACTCAGTATTCATTAGCTTGGGTGGGTTGCAGAAGGCTTATTAACCTATACTACGGTTGGTTTAattcagggtcacacagagcagtttcttggtagtcttaaacaaatctactttgaaacaaaagtttacacctcacacacatggttatgggctgatatagagttgaaatgtattccattttcagtttgcatcccaatatgacACTTtatgtacatcacagaagactgaaatataacaaaaccgtttgacataaaaTCACTGGATTTTCTTCAGGTTCTgcaaaataatgtttattaataATTAAATTACGAATcctattaataacattccactcaTGAAGCTACTAAGTCATTTGACTACAGGAAAGGGATCACAATAGACTTACTCCTCTCTCATCGTGGCCAAATTGTAAATATAAATCACAGGTTTATTTGGAAACATGCTGACGTGTTAGTGGGGATTTAACAAGTCATGCAGCAGATTACTGCCAGTTCACATCTATGTTTGGAAACCCTAGGAATGACTTAAACTCAGTTCAAATTAAAATGACCAAAATTACCATTGAAACTATTCCATAGCTCCACAGCATCATTGCTGTGCTTCTGATTCACGAAAGTACTAAcagtactgtctatacacactaaaaGTACTAAcagtactgtctatacacactggaAGTATTAacagtactgtctgtacacactggAAGTAATAAcagtactgtctatacacactgaaAGTAATAacagtactgtctgtacacactgaAAGTACTAAcagtactgtctatacacactgaaagtaataactactgtctatacacactgaaAGTAATAAcagtactgtctatacacactgaaAGTAATAacagtactgtctgtacacactggAAGTACTAacagtactgtctgtacacactgaAAGTAATAACAGTACTGCCTGTACACACTGGAAGTAATAAcagtactgtctatacacactgaaAGTAATAACCATACTGCCTGTACACACTGGAAGTACTAAcagtactgtctatacacactggaagtattaacagtaataacagtactgtctatacacactgaaAGTAATAAcagtactgtctatacacactgaaAGTACTAAcagtactgtctatacacactgaaAGTAATAActgtactgtctatacacactgaaAGT
This genomic window contains:
- the tsc22d3 gene encoding uncharacterized protein tsc22d3 isoform X1; the protein is MSEGEECRSPIGLDCCSCCLDLANCDDPAGGGGEGRGNSTPLMGSPTSLSHFRQFREQLTFQNQNVNTDKLNSMMRLDSLESVVRDPCYLLNEGICNSNIDQTTLSILLFFHSASGASVVAIDNKIEQAMDLVKNHLMYAVREEVEILKEQIRELAEKNNQLERENSLLKNLASPEQMESFRERVPSDSDALVPLQLDYQQQAQIGLHNPDQSCHISAGSAV